The Styela clava chromosome 10, kaStyClav1.hap1.2, whole genome shotgun sequence genome window below encodes:
- the LOC120337737 gene encoding 4-galactosyl-N-acetylglucosaminide 3-alpha-L-fucosyltransferase FUT6-like isoform X2, with amino-acid sequence MQMSFSKTEYEGRDNFEDFSSKQASFTPTIYQLTEEEEKQLTEKLNQASKNRKVIVIWGGFNRPERTGNEMNRNCGYCSLVAKNNTRIVDSHTAAVVFTYRKVNFATMPSKSLRRPDQLYIWLSGESPSSLQQRSMNFTFETDRQFNATMTLRRDSDIFYTYGNAFFSHQAVNKLFAKEYDGKFENMLRVKTNHTIAIISNCMFSPAARIRIKIITEMSEYGLRIDKFGSCFNNTLERASHLEILKTYKFYLAFENSYHCKDYITEKFFKIGLQNGVVPVVWGPKRDDYNRVAPPNSFIHVDDFSSLQELVSYLDFLDNNDEEYLKYFGWYLLPGEDMPNYGRQTAYCQICRIVNGINIDERFKPDFNSMNPKIPLFTNGTARRTITEHMENVIYGREDIECLESDPDVFKNEKYKPLKYGSSQLYEVNNYTNGLHKTINQLENAR; translated from the exons ATG CAAATGTCGTTTTCTAAAACTGAATATGAGGGAAGAGACAACTTTGAAGATTTTTCCAGTAAGCAAGCATCATTCACTCCTACCATATATCAATTAACGGAGGAAGAAGAAAAGCAGCTTACTGAGAAATTAAACCAAGcatcgaaaaatagaaag gTGATTGTGATCTGGGGCGGATTCAACAGACCCGAAAGAACTGGGAATGAAATGAATAGAAATTGTGGATACTGTAGCCTTGTCGCAAAGAATAATACAAGG ATAGTGGACAGTCATACAGCAGCTGTAGTGTTTACCTACAGAAAGGTGAACTTTGCGACTATGCCATCGAAATCATTAAG ACGTCCTGACCAGTTGTACATTTGGCTAAGTGGTGAATCTCCATCTTCTCTACAACAAAGATCGATGAACTTCACTTTTGAAACTGATCGACAATTCAATGCCACAATGACTTTAAGAAGGGATTCCGACATTTTTTATACCTACGGAAACGCCTTTTTTTCGCATCAAGCAGTAAACAAACTATTTGCAAAGGAATACgatggaaaatttgaaaatatgctcAGAGTAAAAACAAATCATACCATAGCTATTATTTCGAACTGCATGTTTTCGCCTGCTGCACGTATCCGAATAAAAATCATAACAGAAATGTCAGAATATGGACTTAGAATAGATAAGTTCGGATCTTGCTTCAACAACACTTTAGAAAGAGCATCCCActtagaaatattaaaaacctaTAAATTCTATCTCGCTTTTGAAAATTCTTACCACTGTAAAGACTATATCACTgaaaaattctttaaaattggTTTGCAAAATGGTGTCGTACCAGTTGTGTGGGGTCCAAAACGGGATGACTACAACAGAGTTGCACCACCGAATTCTTTCATTCACGTTGACGATTTCTCTTCACTACAAGAACTAGTTTCATATCTTGACTTCTTGGATAATAACGATGAAGAGTATCTGAAGTATTTTGG tTGGTATCTTCTTCCAGGAGAAGATATGCCTAATTATGGAAGACAAACGGCATACTGTCAAATATGTCGAATTGTGAATGGAATCAACATAGATGAGCGTTTCAAGCCAGATTTCAATTCGATGAACCCAAAGATACCTCTTTTTACAAATGGAACGGCAAGACGGACAATTACAGAACATATGGAAAATGTGATTTATGGAAGAGAAGATATTGAATGCTTGGAGAGCGATCCTGATGTTTTTAAAAACGAGAAGTACAAACCTTTAAAATACGGATCTTCCCAATTATATGAAGTAAATAACTATACAAATGGGCTTCATAAGACAATAAATCAGCTTGAAAATGCCAGATAA
- the LOC120337737 gene encoding 4-galactosyl-N-acetylglucosaminide 3-alpha-L-fucosyltransferase FUT6-like isoform X3 yields the protein MSFSKTEYEGRDNFEDFSSKQASFTPTIYQLTEEEEKQLTEKLNQASKNRKVIVIWGGFNRPERTGNEMNRNCGYCSLVAKNNTRIVDSHTAAVVFTYRKVNFATMPSKSLRRPDQLYIWLSGESPSSLQQRSMNFTFETDRQFNATMTLRRDSDIFYTYGNAFFSHQAVNKLFAKEYDGKFENMLRVKTNHTIAIISNCMFSPAARIRIKIITEMSEYGLRIDKFGSCFNNTLERASHLEILKTYKFYLAFENSYHCKDYITEKFFKIGLQNGVVPVVWGPKRDDYNRVAPPNSFIHVDDFSSLQELVSYLDFLDNNDEEYLKYFGWYLLPGEDMPNYGRQTAYCQICRIVNGINIDERFKPDFNSMNPKIPLFTNGTARRTITEHMENVIYGREDIECLESDPDVFKNEKYKPLKYGSSQLYEVNNYTNGLHKTINQLENAR from the exons ATGTCGTTTTCTAAAACTGAATATGAGGGAAGAGACAACTTTGAAGATTTTTCCAGTAAGCAAGCATCATTCACTCCTACCATATATCAATTAACGGAGGAAGAAGAAAAGCAGCTTACTGAGAAATTAAACCAAGcatcgaaaaatagaaag gTGATTGTGATCTGGGGCGGATTCAACAGACCCGAAAGAACTGGGAATGAAATGAATAGAAATTGTGGATACTGTAGCCTTGTCGCAAAGAATAATACAAGG ATAGTGGACAGTCATACAGCAGCTGTAGTGTTTACCTACAGAAAGGTGAACTTTGCGACTATGCCATCGAAATCATTAAG ACGTCCTGACCAGTTGTACATTTGGCTAAGTGGTGAATCTCCATCTTCTCTACAACAAAGATCGATGAACTTCACTTTTGAAACTGATCGACAATTCAATGCCACAATGACTTTAAGAAGGGATTCCGACATTTTTTATACCTACGGAAACGCCTTTTTTTCGCATCAAGCAGTAAACAAACTATTTGCAAAGGAATACgatggaaaatttgaaaatatgctcAGAGTAAAAACAAATCATACCATAGCTATTATTTCGAACTGCATGTTTTCGCCTGCTGCACGTATCCGAATAAAAATCATAACAGAAATGTCAGAATATGGACTTAGAATAGATAAGTTCGGATCTTGCTTCAACAACACTTTAGAAAGAGCATCCCActtagaaatattaaaaacctaTAAATTCTATCTCGCTTTTGAAAATTCTTACCACTGTAAAGACTATATCACTgaaaaattctttaaaattggTTTGCAAAATGGTGTCGTACCAGTTGTGTGGGGTCCAAAACGGGATGACTACAACAGAGTTGCACCACCGAATTCTTTCATTCACGTTGACGATTTCTCTTCACTACAAGAACTAGTTTCATATCTTGACTTCTTGGATAATAACGATGAAGAGTATCTGAAGTATTTTGG tTGGTATCTTCTTCCAGGAGAAGATATGCCTAATTATGGAAGACAAACGGCATACTGTCAAATATGTCGAATTGTGAATGGAATCAACATAGATGAGCGTTTCAAGCCAGATTTCAATTCGATGAACCCAAAGATACCTCTTTTTACAAATGGAACGGCAAGACGGACAATTACAGAACATATGGAAAATGTGATTTATGGAAGAGAAGATATTGAATGCTTGGAGAGCGATCCTGATGTTTTTAAAAACGAGAAGTACAAACCTTTAAAATACGGATCTTCCCAATTATATGAAGTAAATAACTATACAAATGGGCTTCATAAGACAATAAATCAGCTTGAAAATGCCAGATAA
- the LOC120337737 gene encoding 4-galactosyl-N-acetylglucosaminide 3-alpha-L-fucosyltransferase FUT6-like isoform X1, with protein sequence MFKRNMCFITTCILTIVYCVYISTHIYNGYMATTYQQMSFSKTEYEGRDNFEDFSSKQASFTPTIYQLTEEEEKQLTEKLNQASKNRKVIVIWGGFNRPERTGNEMNRNCGYCSLVAKNNTRIVDSHTAAVVFTYRKVNFATMPSKSLRRPDQLYIWLSGESPSSLQQRSMNFTFETDRQFNATMTLRRDSDIFYTYGNAFFSHQAVNKLFAKEYDGKFENMLRVKTNHTIAIISNCMFSPAARIRIKIITEMSEYGLRIDKFGSCFNNTLERASHLEILKTYKFYLAFENSYHCKDYITEKFFKIGLQNGVVPVVWGPKRDDYNRVAPPNSFIHVDDFSSLQELVSYLDFLDNNDEEYLKYFGWYLLPGEDMPNYGRQTAYCQICRIVNGINIDERFKPDFNSMNPKIPLFTNGTARRTITEHMENVIYGREDIECLESDPDVFKNEKYKPLKYGSSQLYEVNNYTNGLHKTINQLENAR encoded by the exons ATGTTCAAACGCAACATGTGCTTCATAACGACGTGTATACTGACAATTGTGTACTGTGTTTATATCTCAACTCACATATATAACGGATATATGGCGACAACCTACCAGCAAATGTCGTTTTCTAAAACTGAATATGAGGGAAGAGACAACTTTGAAGATTTTTCCAGTAAGCAAGCATCATTCACTCCTACCATATATCAATTAACGGAGGAAGAAGAAAAGCAGCTTACTGAGAAATTAAACCAAGcatcgaaaaatagaaag gTGATTGTGATCTGGGGCGGATTCAACAGACCCGAAAGAACTGGGAATGAAATGAATAGAAATTGTGGATACTGTAGCCTTGTCGCAAAGAATAATACAAGG ATAGTGGACAGTCATACAGCAGCTGTAGTGTTTACCTACAGAAAGGTGAACTTTGCGACTATGCCATCGAAATCATTAAG ACGTCCTGACCAGTTGTACATTTGGCTAAGTGGTGAATCTCCATCTTCTCTACAACAAAGATCGATGAACTTCACTTTTGAAACTGATCGACAATTCAATGCCACAATGACTTTAAGAAGGGATTCCGACATTTTTTATACCTACGGAAACGCCTTTTTTTCGCATCAAGCAGTAAACAAACTATTTGCAAAGGAATACgatggaaaatttgaaaatatgctcAGAGTAAAAACAAATCATACCATAGCTATTATTTCGAACTGCATGTTTTCGCCTGCTGCACGTATCCGAATAAAAATCATAACAGAAATGTCAGAATATGGACTTAGAATAGATAAGTTCGGATCTTGCTTCAACAACACTTTAGAAAGAGCATCCCActtagaaatattaaaaacctaTAAATTCTATCTCGCTTTTGAAAATTCTTACCACTGTAAAGACTATATCACTgaaaaattctttaaaattggTTTGCAAAATGGTGTCGTACCAGTTGTGTGGGGTCCAAAACGGGATGACTACAACAGAGTTGCACCACCGAATTCTTTCATTCACGTTGACGATTTCTCTTCACTACAAGAACTAGTTTCATATCTTGACTTCTTGGATAATAACGATGAAGAGTATCTGAAGTATTTTGG tTGGTATCTTCTTCCAGGAGAAGATATGCCTAATTATGGAAGACAAACGGCATACTGTCAAATATGTCGAATTGTGAATGGAATCAACATAGATGAGCGTTTCAAGCCAGATTTCAATTCGATGAACCCAAAGATACCTCTTTTTACAAATGGAACGGCAAGACGGACAATTACAGAACATATGGAAAATGTGATTTATGGAAGAGAAGATATTGAATGCTTGGAGAGCGATCCTGATGTTTTTAAAAACGAGAAGTACAAACCTTTAAAATACGGATCTTCCCAATTATATGAAGTAAATAACTATACAAATGGGCTTCATAAGACAATAAATCAGCTTGAAAATGCCAGATAA
- the LOC120337737 gene encoding 4-galactosyl-N-acetylglucosaminide 3-alpha-L-fucosyltransferase FUT6-like isoform X4 — MFKRNMCFITTCILTIVYCVYISTHIYNGYMATTYQQMSFSKTEYEGRDNFEDFSSKQASFTPTIYQLTEEEEKQLTEKLNQASKNRKVIVIWGGFNRPERTGNEMNRNCGYCSLVAKNNTRIVDSHTAAVVFTYRKVNFATMPSKSLRRPDQLYIWLSGESPSSLQQRSMNFTFETDRQFNATMTLRRDSDIFYTYGNAFFSHQAVNKLFAKEYDGKFENMLRVKTNHTIAIISNCMFSPAARIRIKIITEMSEYGLRIDKFGSCFNNTLERASHLEILKTYKFYLAFENSYHCKDYITEKFFKIGLQNGVVPVVWGPKRDDYNRVAPPNSFIHVDDFSSLQELVSYLDFLDNNDEEYLKYFGRRYA, encoded by the exons ATGTTCAAACGCAACATGTGCTTCATAACGACGTGTATACTGACAATTGTGTACTGTGTTTATATCTCAACTCACATATATAACGGATATATGGCGACAACCTACCAGCAAATGTCGTTTTCTAAAACTGAATATGAGGGAAGAGACAACTTTGAAGATTTTTCCAGTAAGCAAGCATCATTCACTCCTACCATATATCAATTAACGGAGGAAGAAGAAAAGCAGCTTACTGAGAAATTAAACCAAGcatcgaaaaatagaaag gTGATTGTGATCTGGGGCGGATTCAACAGACCCGAAAGAACTGGGAATGAAATGAATAGAAATTGTGGATACTGTAGCCTTGTCGCAAAGAATAATACAAGG ATAGTGGACAGTCATACAGCAGCTGTAGTGTTTACCTACAGAAAGGTGAACTTTGCGACTATGCCATCGAAATCATTAAG ACGTCCTGACCAGTTGTACATTTGGCTAAGTGGTGAATCTCCATCTTCTCTACAACAAAGATCGATGAACTTCACTTTTGAAACTGATCGACAATTCAATGCCACAATGACTTTAAGAAGGGATTCCGACATTTTTTATACCTACGGAAACGCCTTTTTTTCGCATCAAGCAGTAAACAAACTATTTGCAAAGGAATACgatggaaaatttgaaaatatgctcAGAGTAAAAACAAATCATACCATAGCTATTATTTCGAACTGCATGTTTTCGCCTGCTGCACGTATCCGAATAAAAATCATAACAGAAATGTCAGAATATGGACTTAGAATAGATAAGTTCGGATCTTGCTTCAACAACACTTTAGAAAGAGCATCCCActtagaaatattaaaaacctaTAAATTCTATCTCGCTTTTGAAAATTCTTACCACTGTAAAGACTATATCACTgaaaaattctttaaaattggTTTGCAAAATGGTGTCGTACCAGTTGTGTGGGGTCCAAAACGGGATGACTACAACAGAGTTGCACCACCGAATTCTTTCATTCACGTTGACGATTTCTCTTCACTACAAGAACTAGTTTCATATCTTGACTTCTTGGATAATAACGATGAAGAGTATCTGAAGTATTTTGG GAGAAGATATGCCTAA